AAAGACCCCAAACCCCAAAGATTTCTTATTTCAAGTGACTAAATCTAGAAACAGAGATGAACAGGGAATAGAAGGTCACCAGTTTGCAGGATGAGAGGAAGACTGTCCTTCAGGGGCAGCTCTCCGGCCACCTGTCCTGGAAGGCTGGCAGGTTCACTGGTCAAGGTCAGGAGACCGCCAGGGCCACGTGGTCTCCCGGTTGGGCTGCGCTGCGGAGTGTGCACCTCACAGGAAGCGTCGGGACTGCCTGACGGCTGGAGCGCTTTAGTTGTTTTCAAATCTAGCATATGGGTTTTCTTCTTTGAACAGGCCTGAAAACAAAATCAACCTGAATCATAACTTCGTTCATTCAACCAGAAACAAAATCTAAAAAGCCACACagactaagttttttttttttttttttttttttttttttttttttttttgaggcggagtctcgctctgtcgcccaggctggagtgcagtggcgcgatctcggctcactacaagctccgcctcccgggttcacgccattctcctgcctcagcctcctgagtagctgggactacaggcgcccgccaccgcgcccggctaattttttgtatttttagtagagacggggtttcactgtggtctcgatctcctgaccttgtgatccgcccgcctcggcctcccaaagtgctgggattacaggcttgagccaccgcgcccggcctacacagACTAAGTTTTATAAGAAGATTTACTGAGGGTATAGCAACAACGGGTGTTGTAAGCAGGCTCTCATACTGTGCTTAACCTTTTTTGAAGTCAAACCActttaaactttgaaataaaatttactagAAACAAGAATTCTAACAAATCCTAAGAGATAAGCACTTATTTCCTGATGCTcggcaaagaaaagaaatttaaggcaaatatttctttcca
The nucleotide sequence above comes from Macaca nemestrina isolate mMacNem1 chromosome 4, mMacNem.hap1, whole genome shotgun sequence. Encoded proteins:
- the PTTG1I gene encoding pituitary tumor-transforming gene 1 protein-interacting protein isoform X3 is translated as MAPGVARGPTPYWRLPLGGAALLLLLIPVAAAQEPLGAACSQNTNKTCEECLKNVSACSKKKTHMLDLKTTKALQPSGSPDASCEVHTPQRSPTGRPRGPGGLLTLTSEPASLPGQVAGELPLKDSLPLILQTGDLLFPVHLCF